From Cydia fagiglandana chromosome 6, ilCydFagi1.1, whole genome shotgun sequence, the proteins below share one genomic window:
- the LOC134665300 gene encoding NAD(+) hydrolase sarm1 isoform X4: protein MVFVEVDNMASYSTYSTGKPKIFFPKKVRSEESLLAPEKSSKIARWIPDFSLDGSSSLKHNGSAKELASVMENLKKSSFSRREQALNTQVTSSSTQQMVSSTTSSSAASSQRLQGSSQRLQHQHRTASEMKASSMKSDLTELKSSISEMKNLSNTAASMNFNRLRSSMENIVDQGDIVSDNSLPDIRDLSDMGDITDMGNMCELSEDGPLVTFPESDTPPPVSENPLLPSLANAASINASLNSANKLKYSAAQVSSASSTRVVTDGYSASNSKANSSRMQHLQHGDLQYAERSAAGASRKLLQAEGLAAEQNAAYLQEQRSLKAGDITSQEAKNMSATSSKLQTEAFSAEKKAMASTQALHTVTSSGMFSHKEHSSVAHSNMTISSKNLSTKTMLSSQMSQMLNGTIKPGDEDLTNLSFDDLDKLNANSNQKDVEQAIAKYSTRMNAFITSVKNNQIDRKNASVQFNKLNEMVRRAWAVPTYGHELGYSLCNTLRTSGGLDILMTNCLESSNPDLQFSSAKVLEQCLTTENRAHVVENGLEKVVNVACVCTKHANSVDHSRIGTGILQHLFKHSEGTCSDVIKLGGLDAVLFECRKNDVETLRHCATALANLSLYGGAENQEAMIKRKVPMWLFPLAFHTDDNIKYYACLAIAVLVANKEIEAAVLKSGTLDLVEPFVTTHNPSEFARSNLAHAHGQSKTWLQRLVPVLSSKREEARNLAAFHFCMEAGIKKQQGNTEIFREIGAIESLKKVASCPNAVASKYAAQALRLIGEEVPHKLSQQVPLWSIEDVREWVKQIGFSEYANNFYESRVDGDLLLQLTEENLKEDIGLQNGIKRKRFTRELQQLKKMADYSSRDTGSLNEFLGGIGPEYTIYTYSMLNAGVDKESIRGLSDEQLENECRIVNSIHRLQILNAIKVYESTLPSKGEENLEKNLDVFVSYRRSNGSQLASLLKVHLQLRGFTVFIDVERLEAGKFDNNLLQSIRQAKHFLLVLTPHALDRCKHDNEQKDWVHREIVAALQSQCNIVPIIDNFAWPEPEELPEDMRAVSKFNAVRWIHDYQDACVEKLESFLRGKSNLSNRLDGLRSRDVSTPSTATIGRGPPNYQRMASCESRGSDKND, encoded by the exons ATGGTTTCGAGCACGACCTCTAGCAGCGCTGCATCTAGTCAACGACTGCAGGGCTCAAGCCAGAGACTCCAACATCAACACAGGACAGCTTCCGAAATGAAAGCAAGTTCCATGAAGTCAGATCTCACAGAGCTGAAGAGCTCCATCTCAGAGATGAAAAACTTGAGCAACACAGCGGCTTCAATGAACTTTAACAG ATTAAGAAGCTCCATGGAGAACATAGTGGATCAGGGAGATATAGTTAGCGATAACAGCTTGCCCGATATCCGGGATCTCAGTGACATGGGTGACATCACAGACATGGGAAACATGTGCGAGCTTTCTGAAGACGGCCCGCTTGTGACCTTCCCTGAATCCGACACACCTCCGCCTGTCAGCGAGAATCCTTTGCTCCCTAGTTTGGCTAATGCCGCTTCTATAAACGCTAGTCTAAACTCGGCGAACAAACTCAAATACAGCGCTGCACAAGTTTCGTCGGCTAGTTCTACTCGGGTTGTGACGGATGGATACAGTGCCTCAAATTCAAAAGCTAATAGTTCACGAATGCAACATCTGCAGCATGGAGACTTGCAGTATGCGGAAAGAAGTGCCGCTGGAGCGTCACGAAAGTTGCTGCAAGCGGAGGGGCTCGCTGCCGAACAGAACGCGGCGTACCTTCAA GAGCAGCGGTCGCTAAAAGCGGGTGATATAACGTCTCAAGAAGCAAAGAACATGTCTGCTACAAGTTCTAAACTACAGACAGAGGCTTTTAGTGCAGAGAAAAAGGCTATGGCGTCGACGCAAGCGCTCCACACGGTCACCTCAAGCGGCATGTTCAGCCACAAGGAGCACTCCAGCGTCGCGCATTCCAACATGACAATCTCCAGCAAGAACCTCTCCACAAAAACAATGCTATCATCACAG ATGAGTCAGATGCTAAACGGAACGATTAAACCAGGCGACGAAGACTTAACTAACTTAAGTTTTGATGATTTAGACAAGCTAAATGCAAATTCTAATCAGAAGGATGTTGAACAGGCCATAGCGAAATATTCAACGAGAATGAATGCCTTTATTACATCTGTTAAGAATAACCAGATTGATAGAAAAAATGCTTCAGTacaatttaacaaattaaacgaGATGGTACGGAGAGCGTGGGCAGTACCAACATACGGACATGAACTGGGATATTCCCTTTGCAACACACTTCGAACATCCGGTGGTTTGGACATCCTAATGACTAACTGCCTAGAATCAAGCAATCCTGATTTACAATTTTCATCAGCAAAAGTTCTTGAACAGTGCCTAACTACTGAGAACAGAGCGCACGTTGTTGAAAACGGCCTTGAAAAAGTTGTAAACGTAGCGTGCGTTTGTACGAAACACGCAAACTCGGTAGACCACTCTAGAATAGGCACTGGAATTTTACAACACTTATTCAAACACAGCGAAGGTACTTGCAGCGACGTGATCAAATTAGGAGGCTTGGATGCTGTACTGTTCGAATGCAGAAAGAATGATGTGGAAACCCTACGGCATTGTGCGACGGCGCTCGCCAATCTGTCTCTCTACGGAGGCGCCGAAAACCAAGAGGCAATGATCAAAAGAAAAGTTCCCATGTGGTTATTCCCCCTAGCTTTCCACACTGACGACAATATCAAGTATTACGCTTGCTTAGCCATCGCAGTTCTAGTAGCAAACAAAGAAATCGAAGCTGCTGTTCTGAAATCCGGTACATTAGATTTGGTGGAACCTTTCGTTACGACACATAATCCGTCCGAGTTCGCGCGATCGAACCTTGCACATGCCCACGGCCAGAGCAAAACTTGGCTGCAACGACTCGTACCAGTACTCAGCTCGAAGAGGGAGGAAGCGAGAAATCTAGCAGCATTCCATTTCTGTATGGAAGCTGGTATCAAAAAACAACAGGGCAATACTGAAATATTCAGAGAAATAGGAGCGATAGAATCTTTGAAGAAAGTGGCTAGCTGTCCAAACGCGGTGGCGTCCAAATATGCGGCACAAGCCTTGCGGCTTATTGGGGAAGAAGTGCCTCATAAACTTTCACAGCAGGTTCCCCTATGGTCCATTGAGGACGTACGAGAATGGGTGAAACAAATAGGATTCTCTGAGTATGCGAATAACTTTTATGAGAGTAGAGTAGATGGAGATTTATTACTGCAACTGACGGAAGAAAATCTCAAGGAAGATATAGGTTTACAAAATGGAATCAAACGAAAAAG ATTCACAAGAGAACTTCAGCAGTTGAAGAAAATGGCAGATTACAGTTCAAGAGACACGGGTAGCCTCAACGAGTTCTTAGGAGGAATTGGTCCAGAGTACACTATCTACACGTATTCCATGCTGAATGCCGGGGTCGACAAGGAGTCCATCCGCGGCCTCAGCGATGAACAACTGGAGAACGAATGTCGCATCGTCAACAGCATTCACCGCCTTCAGATCCTAAATGCTATCAAAG TTTACGAAAGCACCCTTCCAAGCAAGGGCGAAGAGAACCTCGAGAAGAATCTAGACGTATTCGTGAGCTATCGACGATCGAATGGCTCCCAACTTGCCAGTCTTCTGAAAGTCCACCTACAACTCAGAGGCTTCACAGTATTCATCGATGTAGAGAGGCTAGAAGCCGGCAAATTTGACAATAATCTCCTACAGAGCATAAGACAGGCGAAGCACTTCCTATTGGTTCTGACGCCACATGCACTGGACAGGTGCAAGCATGATAATGAGCAAAAAGACTGGGTCCATCGG GAGATAGTGGCAGCGTTGCAGTCTCAGTGCAACATAGTGCCGATTATCGACAACTTCGCGTGGCCGGAGCCCGAGGAACTGCCCGAAGACATGCGCGCGGTGTCCAAGTTCAACGCCGTGAGGTGGATACACGACTACCAAGATGCTTGTGTTGAGAAACTAGAAAG TTTTCTCCGCGGCAAATCGAATCTGTCGAACCGGTTGGACGGTCTGAGGTCTCGCGACGTGAGCACGCCGAGCACGGCCACCATCGGCCGCGGCCCGCCCAACTACcagcgcatggcctcgtgcgAGAGCCGGGGCAGTGACAAGAACGATTGA
- the LOC134665300 gene encoding NAD(+) hydrolase sarm1 isoform X5, whose protein sequence is MVFVEVDNMASYSTYSTGKPKIFFPKKIPDFSLDGSSSLKHNGSAKELASVMENLKKSSFSRREQALNTQVTSSSTQQMVSSTTSSSAASSQRLQGSSQRLQHQHRTASEMKASSMKSDLTELKSSISEMKNLSNTAASMNFNRLRSSMENIVDQGDIVSDNSLPDIRDLSDMGDITDMGNMCELSEDGPLVTFPESDTPPPVSENPLLPSLANAASINASLNSANKLKYSAAQVSSASSTRVVTDGYSASNSKANSSRMQHLQHGDLQYAERSAAGASRKLLQAEGLAAEQNAAYLQEQRSLKAGDITSQEAKNMSATSSKLQTEAFSAEKKAMASTQALHTVTSSGMFSHKEHSSVAHSNMTISSKNLSTKTMLSSQMSQMLNGTIKPGDEDLTNLSFDDLDKLNANSNQKDVEQAIAKYSTRMNAFITSVKNNQIDRKNASVQFNKLNEMVRRAWAVPTYGHELGYSLCNTLRTSGGLDILMTNCLESSNPDLQFSSAKVLEQCLTTENRAHVVENGLEKVVNVACVCTKHANSVDHSRIGTGILQHLFKHSEGTCSDVIKLGGLDAVLFECRKNDVETLRHCATALANLSLYGGAENQEAMIKRKVPMWLFPLAFHTDDNIKYYACLAIAVLVANKEIEAAVLKSGTLDLVEPFVTTHNPSEFARSNLAHAHGQSKTWLQRLVPVLSSKREEARNLAAFHFCMEAGIKKQQGNTEIFREIGAIESLKKVASCPNAVASKYAAQALRLIGEEVPHKLSQQVPLWSIEDVREWVKQIGFSEYANNFYESRVDGDLLLQLTEENLKEDIGLQNGIKRKRFTRELQQLKKMADYSSRDTGSLNEFLGGIGPEYTIYTYSMLNAGVDKESIRGLSDEQLENECRIVNSIHRLQILNAIKVYESTLPSKGEENLEKNLDVFVSYRRSNGSQLASLLKVHLQLRGFTVFIDVERLEAGKFDNNLLQSIRQAKHFLLVLTPHALDRCKHDNEQKDWVHREIVAALQSQCNIVPIIDNFAWPEPEELPEDMRAVSKFNAVRWIHDYQDACVEKLESFLRGKSNLSNRLDGLRSRDVSTPSTATIGRGPPNYQRMASCESRGSDKND, encoded by the exons ATGGTTTCGAGCACGACCTCTAGCAGCGCTGCATCTAGTCAACGACTGCAGGGCTCAAGCCAGAGACTCCAACATCAACACAGGACAGCTTCCGAAATGAAAGCAAGTTCCATGAAGTCAGATCTCACAGAGCTGAAGAGCTCCATCTCAGAGATGAAAAACTTGAGCAACACAGCGGCTTCAATGAACTTTAACAG ATTAAGAAGCTCCATGGAGAACATAGTGGATCAGGGAGATATAGTTAGCGATAACAGCTTGCCCGATATCCGGGATCTCAGTGACATGGGTGACATCACAGACATGGGAAACATGTGCGAGCTTTCTGAAGACGGCCCGCTTGTGACCTTCCCTGAATCCGACACACCTCCGCCTGTCAGCGAGAATCCTTTGCTCCCTAGTTTGGCTAATGCCGCTTCTATAAACGCTAGTCTAAACTCGGCGAACAAACTCAAATACAGCGCTGCACAAGTTTCGTCGGCTAGTTCTACTCGGGTTGTGACGGATGGATACAGTGCCTCAAATTCAAAAGCTAATAGTTCACGAATGCAACATCTGCAGCATGGAGACTTGCAGTATGCGGAAAGAAGTGCCGCTGGAGCGTCACGAAAGTTGCTGCAAGCGGAGGGGCTCGCTGCCGAACAGAACGCGGCGTACCTTCAA GAGCAGCGGTCGCTAAAAGCGGGTGATATAACGTCTCAAGAAGCAAAGAACATGTCTGCTACAAGTTCTAAACTACAGACAGAGGCTTTTAGTGCAGAGAAAAAGGCTATGGCGTCGACGCAAGCGCTCCACACGGTCACCTCAAGCGGCATGTTCAGCCACAAGGAGCACTCCAGCGTCGCGCATTCCAACATGACAATCTCCAGCAAGAACCTCTCCACAAAAACAATGCTATCATCACAG ATGAGTCAGATGCTAAACGGAACGATTAAACCAGGCGACGAAGACTTAACTAACTTAAGTTTTGATGATTTAGACAAGCTAAATGCAAATTCTAATCAGAAGGATGTTGAACAGGCCATAGCGAAATATTCAACGAGAATGAATGCCTTTATTACATCTGTTAAGAATAACCAGATTGATAGAAAAAATGCTTCAGTacaatttaacaaattaaacgaGATGGTACGGAGAGCGTGGGCAGTACCAACATACGGACATGAACTGGGATATTCCCTTTGCAACACACTTCGAACATCCGGTGGTTTGGACATCCTAATGACTAACTGCCTAGAATCAAGCAATCCTGATTTACAATTTTCATCAGCAAAAGTTCTTGAACAGTGCCTAACTACTGAGAACAGAGCGCACGTTGTTGAAAACGGCCTTGAAAAAGTTGTAAACGTAGCGTGCGTTTGTACGAAACACGCAAACTCGGTAGACCACTCTAGAATAGGCACTGGAATTTTACAACACTTATTCAAACACAGCGAAGGTACTTGCAGCGACGTGATCAAATTAGGAGGCTTGGATGCTGTACTGTTCGAATGCAGAAAGAATGATGTGGAAACCCTACGGCATTGTGCGACGGCGCTCGCCAATCTGTCTCTCTACGGAGGCGCCGAAAACCAAGAGGCAATGATCAAAAGAAAAGTTCCCATGTGGTTATTCCCCCTAGCTTTCCACACTGACGACAATATCAAGTATTACGCTTGCTTAGCCATCGCAGTTCTAGTAGCAAACAAAGAAATCGAAGCTGCTGTTCTGAAATCCGGTACATTAGATTTGGTGGAACCTTTCGTTACGACACATAATCCGTCCGAGTTCGCGCGATCGAACCTTGCACATGCCCACGGCCAGAGCAAAACTTGGCTGCAACGACTCGTACCAGTACTCAGCTCGAAGAGGGAGGAAGCGAGAAATCTAGCAGCATTCCATTTCTGTATGGAAGCTGGTATCAAAAAACAACAGGGCAATACTGAAATATTCAGAGAAATAGGAGCGATAGAATCTTTGAAGAAAGTGGCTAGCTGTCCAAACGCGGTGGCGTCCAAATATGCGGCACAAGCCTTGCGGCTTATTGGGGAAGAAGTGCCTCATAAACTTTCACAGCAGGTTCCCCTATGGTCCATTGAGGACGTACGAGAATGGGTGAAACAAATAGGATTCTCTGAGTATGCGAATAACTTTTATGAGAGTAGAGTAGATGGAGATTTATTACTGCAACTGACGGAAGAAAATCTCAAGGAAGATATAGGTTTACAAAATGGAATCAAACGAAAAAG ATTCACAAGAGAACTTCAGCAGTTGAAGAAAATGGCAGATTACAGTTCAAGAGACACGGGTAGCCTCAACGAGTTCTTAGGAGGAATTGGTCCAGAGTACACTATCTACACGTATTCCATGCTGAATGCCGGGGTCGACAAGGAGTCCATCCGCGGCCTCAGCGATGAACAACTGGAGAACGAATGTCGCATCGTCAACAGCATTCACCGCCTTCAGATCCTAAATGCTATCAAAG TTTACGAAAGCACCCTTCCAAGCAAGGGCGAAGAGAACCTCGAGAAGAATCTAGACGTATTCGTGAGCTATCGACGATCGAATGGCTCCCAACTTGCCAGTCTTCTGAAAGTCCACCTACAACTCAGAGGCTTCACAGTATTCATCGATGTAGAGAGGCTAGAAGCCGGCAAATTTGACAATAATCTCCTACAGAGCATAAGACAGGCGAAGCACTTCCTATTGGTTCTGACGCCACATGCACTGGACAGGTGCAAGCATGATAATGAGCAAAAAGACTGGGTCCATCGG GAGATAGTGGCAGCGTTGCAGTCTCAGTGCAACATAGTGCCGATTATCGACAACTTCGCGTGGCCGGAGCCCGAGGAACTGCCCGAAGACATGCGCGCGGTGTCCAAGTTCAACGCCGTGAGGTGGATACACGACTACCAAGATGCTTGTGTTGAGAAACTAGAAAG TTTTCTCCGCGGCAAATCGAATCTGTCGAACCGGTTGGACGGTCTGAGGTCTCGCGACGTGAGCACGCCGAGCACGGCCACCATCGGCCGCGGCCCGCCCAACTACcagcgcatggcctcgtgcgAGAGCCGGGGCAGTGACAAGAACGATTGA
- the LOC134665274 gene encoding peptidyl-prolyl cis-trans isomerase H, whose protein sequence is MPTWNQIQSQLRHPNNPVVFFDITVGTMEIGRMIFELFADVVPKTSENFREFCTGEYRRDGVPLGYKGATFHRVIKDFMIQGGDFVNGDGTGVMSIYGGSTFADENFGLKHDSPGLLSMANSGKDTNGCQFFITCAKCNFLDNKHVVFGRVIDGLLVMRKIENVPTGPNNKPKIPVTISQCGQM, encoded by the exons ATGCCGACATGGAATCAAATTCAGTCTCAATTGAGGCACCCCAACAATCCCGTAGTATTCTTCGATATTACTGTTGGAACAATG GAAATAGGGCGAATGATTTTTGAGCTATTTGCTGATGTTGTACCGAAGACTAGTGAAAACTTCAGAGAATTTTGTACCGGCGAATACAGAAGGGATGGTGTACCTTTAGGTTACAAGGGCGCTACGTTTCACAGAGTCATCAAAGATTTCATGATACAAGGAGGCGATTTTGTAAat GGAGATGGTACTGGTGTCATGAGTATCTATGGAGGGAGTACATTTGCAGACGAGAATTTCGGCTTAAAACATGATTCTCCAGGTCTACTGTCCATGGCTAACAGCGGGAAGGACACAAATGGCTGCCAATTCTTCATTACTTGTGCAAAATGCAACTTCTTAGACAATAAGCATGTAGTGTTCGGACGAGTCATTGATGGATTATTGGTTATGAGAAAAATAGAAAATGTACCCACAGGTCCTAATAATAAACCAAAAATACCAGTCACAATTTCACAGTGTGGCcaaatgtaa
- the LOC134665272 gene encoding coenzyme Q-binding protein COQ10 homolog A, mitochondrial, translated as MVIMRIYCSAVRLLSRTDSKSRFQGHGRNRLVDNTLQQQNRAFFTFPKQSRNREYRGRQLVGYTMEQMYEVVADVENYHKFVPWCKQSLVKQKSSNRLVGELIVGFPPINESYTSIVTLVKPHLVKAECTDGRLFEHLITVWRFSPGLKKEQQSCVVDFHIDFEFRSVFHSQISNLFFDQVAKKMEGAFIAEVGNRFGTATMPPRNLLI; from the exons ATGGTTATAATGAGAATTTATTGTTCTGCTGTAAGACTCCTGTCAAGAACAGATTCAAAGTCAAG GTTTCAGGGTCATGGCAGAAATAGACTAGTTGACAACACATTGCAGCAACAAAATCGCGCGTTCTTCACCTTCCCTAAACAAAGCCGTAACCGCGAGTACCGCGGGAGGCAGCTAGTGGG ATACACCATGGAACAAATGTATGAAGTTGTTGCCGATGTAGAGAATTATCACAAATTTGTACCTTGGTGCAAGCAGTCACTAGTGAAACAAAAATCAAGTAATCGACTAGTAGGTGAACTCATAGTCGGATTCCCTCCTATAAACGAAAGCTATACATCCATTGTGACCCTAGTCAAACCACATTTAGTTAAAGCGGAGTGTACAGATGGCCGACTTTTCGAACATCTCATCACTGTCTGGAGATTTAGCCCTGGTCTCAAAAAAGAACAACAATCCTGTGTAGTGGACTTCCACATAGATTTTGAATTCCGTTCAGTATTTCATTCCCAAATATCAAATTTATTCTTTGACCAAGTTGCCAAAAAAATGGAAGGAGCATTCATTGCTGAAGTTGGTAATAGATTTGGTACAGCCACTATGCCTCCAAGAAATTTACTAATCTGA